CAATAAAATTCCTGTGTGCACACGAGATGTCCCAGACTCGTGGGCGTGGTATCCTGATAAGAAGGGCATTTTCTCGGTCAGCTCAGTGTATAAAATGATGATTAGCACAAAGATAGAAAGAGAAGGCTGGTTGGAAGGGCGTGGCGGTCCCTCAGAGACATCAACAGAGGAGAAGGCCTGGAGTTCGCTGTGGCAACTGCAAGTCCCTTCAAAAATTTGTGTGTTTCTTTGGAGACTTGCAAGGCATTCTTTACCAACTACAGATgttcttcataaaagaaatatggTTGTCCAAGATGCCTGTCCTTTATGCGGAGGAGAAGACTCATGGCGTCATGCACTAGTGTCTTGCACAATGGCTAGATGTACATGGGCACTATCAGAGGAAGTTATTGTCGTATGAGCGAGAATGTCGTGCCAAGTGCTAAGCATTGGCTGTTTGATCTCTATGAAACCTTGAACTATGCTAGTTTCACGAGAATGGCAGTAACCCTTTGGGCCATTTGGTACGAGAGGCGGAAGGAGATCCATGAAAACATGTCCACAGCCCGTGAACTCTTATCTTCAGGAGCTACAAACAGTTCCGAAACTGTTGGAACAGCCGCGCATAATCGTTGCATAATGCTGACGGGGCTGTTTCGAGTAATGGCAGTATGGGTGTGGCTGCTGCGATATGCCGAGACCACACTGGAGAATATCTAGGCGCGTCGGCTGTCGTCTTTCGTGGCATCTCTGATCCAACAATTCTTGAGGTATTAGCATGTCGAGAAGCAATGGCATTGGCAGAAGACCTGAACATTCAGAGAGTGCGCATTGCAAATGATTGTCAAGGAGTGGTAAAGGACATCAACACAGGAAGCAGAGGGCCACATGCAGCGATTCTACACGAAATAACAGAACAGAGGAGTCTTTTCCTTTCCTGTAATTTTGTTTtcaaacgtaggaattttaatttcaagGCTTGCTAGCGTCATGTCTGGTTGGGCATGCCTCACGACCTGAACATTGTACCCAAGGCGAgaattctcaaaaaaaaaaaaaaggtaGAAGCACAATAAGATGGTACTGATTATGTGGACAAGACTGGTAAGTCCGTCCAAACAGTTGTCCATGTACCAGTAGAAGATTCCGCAGCTACTGCAGCCCCTGCTTCTTCAGGCGGAACCTCACCCTGAAAACTTCTGCCAAGATATCAGTATCCTTTGGGGTGTAGTAAGTCAATTTCTAATCTTTAACTTTGAGGCCAACGTCTAGAAGGCCCGTTAACAGATTGGTTTATAGGAACAATGCAAAGTTGCCCAGATGAAGCCACACCAAAAATAATCGCAGGCAGACTGACCTTGGTAATATCTTTTCCATCAGTATCAATATTGGTTGCAAAATAAATAAATGGGATAACAATCTTTAACCCTACAACAATCAAATCGGAAGTAGCACATAATAATGATACACAATCTAGTCGCCTAAACCGCCACCCACACCTTGTAAGGCCTGCGCCCCCTTCAAAAACGGATCCATTACACATATAAGAGAAGAACAGGTACGGTAGCTTTGTTAAATAAGACCGTCTTTCCCGCAAAGCCCCTACGGACACAACTATCTTGGCAGAGAGAGATGCTCTAGGTTGTCTTGGACTTGggggccttcttcttggcctgcCTCTTGGGGACCGAGTTCTTCATGCCCAGGAAGAAGAGAAGGGCTCCAAACAGCGCCAGGTTCTACAGTGACAAGAGATCACAAGTAGTTAGCTACCATGGGACATTCCTTGTTCAACAGACATGCAAACAGATGAATATTGGCATCGTACCTGTGTgaacttcatgaagatctgcacaAATTCAGCCTTCTCCATGTCGTAGTTGTAGAAGTCGTAGACAACCGGTGTGATGAAAGCAAGGTAGAGGGCCTGCCGAAGCAAATACCTTTTATTAGACAAGTGCACAAGGAGGAAGCAGAGACATGCCAAACGCAGCACATCTCAACAGTGGGAACAGGATCGGTAATTCATAAGGCCAAAGGTGTCTAAAACTTCAATGGGTCACACTTATCATACCACGGTGTACACAGAAACAAATGCGGAAGTTAAGAACTGTGTTCTCATTAGGACATCGTGCAGCAAAATGTGCGCAAAATCAGCACCAGATAGAAACCAAGACCCCATCAATCAGCAGTtattaaccataattcgcaaggcACAATTAAAtgggcaaacaagcagaatgcaGGTTTTGATAACAGCGGCAGCGCATTTATATCAGAAGCCAGGATGCTACCAGATGGGCAAAACACAACAGTGACATTAGCCACATGCCAAAAGATTAGAGGAAACAAGTGCAGATGACAAGGAATACTTTACAAAATGTACACAACTTGTAATATAAACACATGATATGGGAGTATAACAGTTCCTAAAAGCAAAACACCGTGAACTTTAGAAGAAAATCTGTGACCCGATTTGATATGCATTTGCCCTAGCTAGGTGGCCAGTACAGTCTCAAGCAATATGCTCATGCTTAAATTCAAAAGAACAGCCAAATGACAATGCCTTCTACAGGATAATATTCAGTAGCTTTTGGTTAGGAAATATTTAGGAGATAAATGGCAATATTGAATACAATGAAATAAGGCATGTGTACATGCATGGCCCTACATTACTATGGAATCTAGTGCAAGAGAACCAACTCATTACTCCAGATATGAAAATCAACTTTAGCCATGTGCATTGATATAAATGTGAATGTGAAGATCACAACAAGAATATTATACAGCGTAACAACAGATCAGTACATACCAGGAGATAAGCACCAAATGAACTGCTCAAGATAAACAGCAGACCTCCCAGACCCTTCAGACCAATGGTAGCAGCAATCACATGCTTCAACTGGATAAATTAAACACACAAATTATAAACTAATCAATGACTGGTTAAAATTCAGACCACCTAAAGACCATGAATAAAGTAAATTTCACCTCTACATGAGGCACCACAACTCCGAGGTGTACAGATATATTTTTGGTGAAGCTGTTAAACTTAGGCTCAAGATTCTTTGCAGCTGGCCCGCCATCAGTTCCAAATTCAGTGAATCTGCAATAAAAATAACTTAAAAATCAATATGCATTGAAGAATAtacttttttcaaaatttattACATCAGCATGTAACAGGTAGAATGGTAGAATCTAATTCATGCAGTTGTAACAGCTTCTGAATACATAATTGATCAGATGGCATCCAAGCTAGTAAGAGAACTTCGATATAATCCCATAACTTTTGAACTTGTTACCCTTGAGCCATTGGGTAGCAGTAAATTAGGAGCAGACAAAAGGTGGCTATCAGCACTAATCCTGGGTTGATGTCAATATGTCATGATGTGAAAGTGGGCCGCAACTCACTCTATAACAAAAGTTCAATCCGGTTTATTTCCTTCTTTAACGCAAGCCTCCACATAATTCACGAAGCAGCAGTAAGTCATCACGCAACTATGGACATAAGACCAGCAATGGAGATAACACCACGCATCGACCATGCAAATATAATGGCCAGAATCTTACTAGTAATTAGACATGAGACTACACAAACAAAACCCAATTTGACATTGGGATATTCTGATGTACCATCTAAGATGACTGGTCCACGATATTTACCACGCTAACAAGTCTGATGCTCACCAGATGAGACAGCGTGAACGAAAAGAAAGCATCTACGAAAATTTCAAACCTAATACATAGATCAATGACGCAATTGAGCGACCCAAGGTTAGATCAGAGCACGCGGGAACAAAATTATGGGCGCTGTTATTCGCACGGACCACAACGAAGCGTGACGCCAGATCCAGGCGCCTCACGACCCGAGCCCCTGCAAAGCGCACTATCCGTCACGAGATCCAAAGGCCAGGGCGTACCCTGCCCACACGTTCCCCGAGATACCGCCAGCGCGGAGACAGATCTGACGAAACTAGGCTAGGATCGACCGCGGGGAgcaagaagaacgacaatggaCATGATAAGCGGAGAGGGAGAAGGGAGGCGGGAGGAGGGCGCGTACTCCTGGTAGGCGGAGAGGAGGAAGACGGAGGCGAAGAGGACCCTCCCGGCGAAGGACACGAACCCCATGTcgaccggcggcggcggtgaggcgaGGCGAGCGACCGGCGGGATAcggtgggggaggggggagccgcGGCGCGACCTTGGGAGCTCTCGGAATCTGTGATGGAGACGGCCCGTGTCGGAGCCCCACTCCGTACTTATAACGCGACGCGCCTCCGGTTTGGATCTCCCCGGATTTACCCTCGAGTCCTGCCGTATTACGCACGGGGCCCCGATCATGATTGCTTTGAATTGAGTTGGGAAAGTAGAGATATGTTTCTGGAAAGACATAAAATCAAACTGGATCTGGATTTGTTTGAGAATTTAAACTTAATCTGATTTTAGACCTTATGTGATTATCTTTGCATTCTCTCCCGGTGAAAAGTTAATGCGCGTCAATGAAGATTCAAAGTAGTCGTACTGAAAATGTAGAGTGGGGCATTAGGCAAATATCGCAACTTACACCGCACTAATGGGATCACTCATGATTGAACTAACAAAAAATCAGTAGAAAATTACAATAGGCATGAACATAATGATGATCTGCAATCACTGCATTGGCACTTTCAATAATTTTGATAAAAACTAGAGTAATATCTTGGGACGTTCTCTTCTCTATTGGGGCTCATGCAAAAATAGGTAGGCTTCTGAAGAGAGAAAGAAATGTCAAAATGGGTTGTATTGGAACTTGAAACTAAGTTGTTTTTTATTTGACCTTGTGTGATTATCTTGCAGTTTTCTCGTGGAAAGTTGATGCACCTTGGCGAGTAATGGAAGTGCTCATATTGATAATGCAAAGTGGGGAATCAGACTATCATGTTTGTCATCACGTAGTTCTTTGAATACAACGCGTTTGAGTTAGTCTACCCAACACAAAATAGAATAGGTGATGATGGAACTAACAAGAATTCAATGCAAGCCCACAACAAGCATGAAGATGATCATGATTTTGTTACCACATAGTTGACAAGGCTTTTTAATGTTTTTTAATTAACCATCAGCCTTGTACAGTGATCTTCAAATATTTCTAGTTCCGTTTACCCTTTGGGCCATTTATTTATTCTATATATTTTACTTCACATCTTTATGGCATGATGCAACCATAGTCACATGGATCACCGCCTTCTCTTCTATTTATAGCACTTGTCGCGATTTTGCCTCGTCATGAGGCCAGTCGGTCCAATAGAAACTTGTTAGAAAAACTGTGCTAGCAAAAGGCGCTGATAGGAGATAATATGCCATTGAAGGACACTTCTTCCGACACGTGGGGTGCCCATCAAGTTGGCACATGGTGTAGCATCTCAATTCATCATTGACCTGAATTATGAGGTACCGACATCCGCGCACATCTTGTCAAGCAATTTTATGTGGCGGCGTCCGTGAATGTTAGGCAGAAAAAGATTGCATTTGGGAGAGAAAAATGAAGATATCAACGTGTTGTTTATGTAAAAGATGAAGTGTTGGATTTGAGTTTTGAGTGCTTTGATCCCAAGTTTCTCACATTGAATCCAGCCAACGTATTGATTTCTTCATGCTAGTGCCAAACAAAGGTTTCTCGTCGCTAGTGTTTACCATGTGGGCTGAGCAGATCGAGTGGATTAGACACATTGTACTAAATGAACGGAGATAGAAGAAGGGGTGGGATGTAGAACCATAAATACTCGCAAACCAGGCGCTTGTAGAAACGCTTGCGCTAAGGGGGAACACTTCTACCCGCAAAAAAAGGGGGGGGGGACACTTCTGGTGCAACTATGGAGGTTGTGAGACACCAGAGGGAATATGGCAGAATCCAATATACTCTCtccattccataatgtagtgcatgtAGATTTTTTAAAGAATCAAACTTTGCAAACTCTGACAAATTTTATAGAGAAGAAATATTTATATTTACAATACCAAATACGTAAATATGAAACTATTTCTTataatgaatctaatgatatatgTTTGGTATTCTAGATATAAATGTTGTTCTTCaaaaacttggtcaaagtttgtgaggtttgacttttcaaaagaGTCTATATGCGCTACATTATGGAACAGATGAAGTATGTGAGAATTGCAACACTGAAGATTCTTGGTGTCATGGGCTTGTTGATTGTGACATGGCCACAAGTGTGTGCACACTTATGGATGAGGAGCTTGTGGAACATCTTATTGCATGCAATTTTGCCTAATGTGAGGCTATGGTTAATGAAGCTCATGGAATCAGCTGAGGAGGAAGAAATTTTCAAGGTCTTGGTGACCCTATGGGCTATATGGCGAGCTTGCTGGAGGACGATCCATGAACACGAATTTCATTCACCTTTGACCACACTCAGCTTCATTGAAAACAACCTAGGGGACCTTGTATTGGTTTCGGGTAGGCCGATGTCAAGTTCAACATCAAAGTACTAACGCCTCGTCCCCCTAGTGAGAAAAGGCTGGAAACCACTGTTTCAGGGTTGTATGAAGATCACCGTTGACGTTGTTGTTGCTAGAAATCGAGATAAGAGTTCTCTCGCGGTTGTATGTCGGGATGATGGTGATTCAGGACCTAGTTCGGCCAGAAACTCTGGAAGCAAAGGCATTTAGCGAAGCATTTTTCTTGGCTTTTCGGGTTGTACTTGAGCAGAATTCACATAGCGATGGATTGTTTGGCTACTGTTAGTCATATTAAAGGTGAGTATATAAGTACGGGTAATGCCATTATTCGAGAGGTAAAAGTTGAAGATTAAAGATTTTGTTGAAGTTCATGTTCAACATGAGAAGATAGAGCACAATTGAATGCCCGCGATCTTGCTAAGTCTCGTGTTACCTTAGAGTTGGGGTGCCATATGTGGCTTATAAACACCCGTGATTACATTTGTATGCCCCATTCTGTCATGGTTGAATAAAAGTCATGTTATTTTCTTTTTCGCAAAGGAGGTTGAaatccccggcctctgcatccaAGGATGCACACAGTCATTTTCCTTGGCAGGAGAATAAAAATAGGCAAGCGGGTTCCCGTAAAAGAAATAAATAAGTTTGCAAGCCAAACAGTTTCTCCTTCCGTTAGAAAATCATTGAAGTTCTAGGTCTGTCAATTGCCATAAGTTAAACTTTGTGTAAATTTGACCAAGTCTGTAGAGAAGTGTCTAAACAACTAAAACGACAAATCAGTCTCATGAGATTCCTAAATATAACATGTTTTGGCGGTTCAAATTAAACTgccaaaacgtcttatatttagcAAGAGGGAGAGTATTTTTTTGTGCTATGTGTATTTGATACTGTAGATTTTAGCATATTTTTCTATAAAGTTAGTCAGACTTAAGCAAGCTTGGCTTAGAAAAAAACCGGGAACGTCAATTATGTTGGAATGGAGGGAGCGGTAAGTTTTAGCCTCAGAGAAAGGATACTCGATCGCACTAAATCTATATTGCCAGCAGAAAATTGGGCTTTATACTCATGGCATTGGACAGGGAAGCTCCAGACGTTTACGAGAGGAGAAGGATAGCAGGCAATTTCGAAGAATACGAGGGCCGGTCGCGCATTTTACTCGCCAGGCTGGCACGGGGCGCCGGAAGTACCACCGGATCTCGGTGAAATTTCGGCCGGATGCCACCCATTACTCTTCTATTTAATCTCTCTCCCCGCCGGCCCGATGGATCCCCCTTCCGGCCCCGCGGCGCGTCGGCCGCTGCGAAATTTTGAATCCGGAAGCGCGTCCGCGTGTACTAGTGCTGCTGGAGCGAGGAGTGCCCCCGTCGTGGGGCGGGATCGGATATGGGATGGACATGGACCACCCCGATCGAACCAATCGGTGCGGGTCCGCTGACACGGCGGGGGCCACGCACGCACAGAGGCCGGCGTAAATGCTTTCCCGCTTTTATTTACCACCACTGTTCCTTTCCAGCTCTATCTATCCGGGATCCAGCCCGTTCGACTTTCCGGGATAAAAATATCCAGGTCGACTGCCCCGTCCGTTGAAAAAAAGGTGGCAGACGGCCGACGACGTGTACAGGAAGATTTTTCTGTTAGACCTACCGATGGATGATAGCGAGTCCGTCGAAACGTGTTTGAATGACTGTGATCGTTGCTAAGACTCGCATTGTTATCACACGAAACAACGTATCTGACTGGCCTTCGTGTGGAGACACGAAGTCTACGACGTTGACCGTATAGCAGACAAGCAAGACATCCGTGGCAGTCGCGACAAAGTCGGGTTGAGCTTTCAAGAGAATCTAGAATGCGTTCAGCTACCCTTGTCAAGTTACCGGAAACCTCCAGAGTTTGAACCGTCAAAGTAAACCGGAGGTATCATGACGTCTCACacggaaaagaaaaaggaagacgAGCCAAATTCAATTCAGTGATTAGTTAAGGCAATCTCATCAAAATCCACCGTTTgtcaaaagaaaaaagacaaactTATCGTTGAGCATCTTCAACACCGGCCCTTAAAATAAACACACTATTTATTCACGGACGGGTCCATGGACAAGGACGCAGGAGCCGATCATTCAACCTTGTCACCTAAACATTGAAAATTGTAATTTATGGACACACAACTACAATTTATTCACCAGTCCTGGAGTAGGGGGACCCCGCCTAGCCGGTCTAATCCATGGGCCGGATCGCCAGCCCATAGAGGAGAAGAAACTCCGGAGGCCTCTGGTCCGTTTCAACTGAAGACCGTGTACTTCAAGTATATCTGATTAGATTCGGCATGTAATCCCTAGATGGTAACCGACCATGCGTAACCCTAGATACCCCTGGTGCCTATATAAatcagagggtttagtccgtagagacacattcattcatcatcatcatcatacccctagggtttagaccacaactcacaatctcgaggtagatcaactctgtacttTGATACTCCCATATTATAAGCAAGAGCAGGACGTAGAGTTTTACCTCctcaagagggcctgaacctgggtaaaagcATCGTGTCCTCTGTCTCTTGTTACCCGTCGATCTGATCTCACAGCTCGGCCCGCCCTACCCgaggtctgccggttttgacaccgacattggtgctttcattgagagctcgATGTGTGATCAACTTGGGATGATGGTTTCGCCAATTGGCAATCGGAGTCCACTCGGCACCTCTGGTGCATCGATGACTCTTACTAACGGGCCGTCTGGAGGCTCGACAAATCCCAGTCGCACACCCCCTTCGAGGCAGCAGGGTGCGATCGGGAACTCTGTTCGGAGCTTTACGCTCCTTCGATTAGCTCGGCCGATGGAATTCGACTTGAGGAAACCTCGGATCCGAGCTCCCATTCGTTGGTCAGGCACAAGATCGATCAACTGGAAGAGGTAGACGCTTTGGATGTCAAGTCGAACCCGGATACCTCTCTCTTTGTGCACCTTCCCCACAAGGAACACGGGGGCACGCTGGAGTCCCCCCGATCGAATTGAAATTTTTGATTCCACCCACCCCCACGTCGAGTATTGCCCAAGTAATTCGGGCCCTCTCGACGTCTGGGACCTAATATATATATAATAGCAAGTCGGGGAATCCGTCCGACAATCTAGTCGAGATTCTTGTTCGTCAAGAACAGAATAACCAATTGCTCCGACGCTGAGGTGCTAGCTGCCTTTCGTCACAATTGTGACGATGAGGATGTGTTAAACGCCCTCGCTCGACGCCAAGTTCAAACTTTCTCCGAGCTCTCTGAACTGGTATTGAAGTTCTGCACCATTGAAGACGCCTGGTTGGCTAAAGACGAAAATGTTGAACCAATCCGGTCAAGAAATTGAAAGACTCCGACCTCACACGATAGGGAGAACAATCTAGGCGCCCTGTGCTAGTGGAATCATCACAAGAAAGAGCCAAGACAGGAACCCAAACCGCCCTTGACGGACTGCTGGACCAACCATGCCCTATACACTCTGTTCTGGTCAACACTAATCCAACCCACGCCCTTAGAGCCTGTTGGGTTGTGAAACAAGTGGCTAAGAGTGGCGAGGCCATCCTCGCAAATAGGCGCATTATTCGCCGTTCGGCAAAATCCTTGGACGAAGCCGAGGTCCTGATGATCTACCAAATGTACAGGTTAGGGAATCAAAGAAAATGAGCTTTGCATGAGCTCGGCCACGCCCAAATATGCACACCTCCGGCCACGTGGTTGGACACGCCGATCACATTCGAACAGTACGACCACCCGACAATCAACTTATGCCAATGCCCAGCCACTCTGGTCCTCGACCCCATAGTAGACGGATGCCGACTACATAAAGTACCAATGGACAACGGTAGCAGCTTCAACCTCATCTACGAGGGCACGCTGGAAAAATGCAGCTTGATACAACTCGCATCCAGCATAGCTTCATTACGTTCAAGGGTATTATCCCCGGAAGGGAGGCACAATGTAAGGGAAAGATCACTCTCGATGTGGTCTTCGACACTCCCGAGAACTATCGGTCCGAGGAGTTAACCTTCCATGTTGTACCCTTTCAAAGTGGTTACCACGCCCTACTCGGGCGAGAAGCATTCATAAAATTTCATGTCGTGCCCCATTACGGATACATGAAACTCAAAATACCAGGCCCCAATGGAGTAATAACTGCCAGGAACTCGGACAGGGCACTCCGAGTCGAGAATAAAACGGCCTCACTAGCCCTCGAGTCGCTGGCAGATGCCTTTGCAGTCGAAGAACTAATGACACTCCGGGCCACGGTCAACTCAGACAATGTCATTTTTAGAAAAAAGATCCAAATCGACCTCGTTCAAACCAGCAAATGAGATTATCAAATTGCA
This genomic window from Aegilops tauschii subsp. strangulata cultivar AL8/78 chromosome 4, Aet v6.0, whole genome shotgun sequence contains:
- the LOC109783682 gene encoding uncharacterized protein, with the translated sequence MGFVSFAGRVLFASVFLLSAYQEFTEFGTDGGPAAKNLEPKFNSFTKNISVHLGVVVPHVELKHVIAATIGLKGLGGLLFILSSSFGAYLLALYLAFITPVVYDFYNYDMEKAEFVQIFMKFTQNLALFGALLFFLGMKNSVPKRQAKKKAPKSKTT